From the Paenibacillus sp. R14(2021) genome, the window GAAGAATATCCAGTGGTAACTAAGATTGATACGATAATTTGCTCGATTGACGATGTATTAAGTAAACCGAATGAGTGGGGTTTTTGGATTAAGATAATTTGTGTTTGCATATATGGTCATGACGTTGGTGAAAAAGTGCCACCGATAATTACTTCTCCAGAGTTCATTTTAGACTTAAATACAGAGACCAAGGATGAAGTAGATCGTATACATAGTTTACTTTCTAATGCTAGTGATAACACAATGAAAACTAGATATATTAAAGGTTATTCTAAGAGATTAATTCGTGCATTATACTCTTTGGTTTTAGAAGATACAGGAGTATGGCAAGATGACATTATTAAGATGAAGAATGCCATATTAGACTATTGCGAGATTGACTCCGCTTTAGTTGATTATCTGTATGCTTGTTACTTGGATAGTCATGTACTTGTTGAAGAGTTTCTGGGAATTGCAGATGAAGTATATAGCTATTTTGAGAACGCCTTAAATACAATGGCTGCTTCCAGAACTTCCTTCGGCTAACACCATATTGACGCTCGGGGTCACTCTGAGAAGCGAGTGACCACATCCAGCCCCCTAAGCCCGTCGGGACGTCACTGCATTAGGTGTTCGGCAAGCCTCACAACTATAAGCAGCGGCTCTAAGGGGCCAGGACGTTGTCAATACAAAACGTTAGCCGAAACTTCCTAGGTCAAGAACGTATGGTTAAACTCTCTTAAACCAGAAGCATCTAAGATCAATTTCGGAAAAGGGCATATGAAGGGCATATGAAGGCAAGATCGGTTAAGGGCGTATGTCGATCAAGATCGGATAAGTGCATATGAAGGTCAAGTTCGGATAAGGGCATATAAAGGTCAAGTTCGGATAAGAGCATATGAAGATCAAGATAAGATAGGGGCATATGAAGGTCAAGATCGGATAAGAGCTTAAGAGAATCAAGAACATACTTGGTGGGTAGCTCAGAGAAGAGGAAGCATCGGCTAACACCGCATTCACGCTTCGGGCATACGCCCTCGGTCCGGACCGAAGTTGCAAAGCCTGGAAGTGGATTCAGCCGGACACACCCGACATTCGTCGGGCGTCGAGAATTCAACAACGTTAGCAGAAATTCCCTAAGCTTTAAAACAGGAGGGGCGCAATTGAAATCAATTAAAGATATTTCAATGACCGAGAATGCAATGATCGTTTCTTCAAATGACATATATGGCGAATTCTATACACATGCTGAAAGGCTGGTTCAATTTTCGTTTCATTTTTTAAAAACAGTTAAGCCCAATGCTCAAGTATTTGTTATCTTTTTATCCCAAGTGAACAAATCTTTAAGCTTATCACTCTTATCATCTCTTCGAAGACATGATGTACAAGCCCAGCTGATGCTGAGACATGTTCTTGAATCCGCAGTGCTTGCTACCTACTCCTTATATGAAACAGATATAAATCAGTTCGCTTACATTGATAACAATGATTATGCTCATGAAAGACCAGAAGTAAAGGTTAAAGCACATAACTGGCTAGAAGAAAATTATAGTATCTTCAATGACAAGATAAAATTCATGAAAACCAAAGTCATAAATAAGAATACTGCACACGCTAATATTATAACTGCATTCAACAACTATGACTTCAGCAACGAAGAAAAATTCGTAACGACGTTATTTGACCCCGATGATCCATTAATAATAAAACAGAGACTTTGGTGGATTGCAAATATCTCCTTTGGACTTTTAGATATGTTCTTTAGAATCTCAAAGAATATTCCTATTATTAATGTTAATGATGATTTTGAGAAAACTATGTTTGAATTCGGAAGAGAAAATAAGAGACTAGAAGAAATATTAAGATCAGATGAAAGATTAGCAAGACATTTTGAGTAATTCAAGAAGAGGGAACATCTGCTAACACCGTATTCACGCTGCGGGCTTATGCCCTTGGTCCGGACCGAAGTTAAGAAGCCTGGTAGCAGATTCAGCCGGACAACCCTGCGAGCCTAAGTCTAACGACCCGTTCCCTTCGGTCACTTAAGGCTCTCGGGTTCGTGAATACAAGAACGTTATACGCAATTACTGCAATTCAAAGGGAGCTAGATTAGAAGATGACTAAAGTGAAATATTATATCCCTTATGCGATATGGATAATTATTGTCTTAATACTAGTAGAGAATTCAATGTTAGATAAGAAATTTAGTTTAATTTCTTTTATTATTTATAGTTTTATTATTTCTTTTTCTTTGGAGGTTATTAGAAACAGATTATTAAATAATGCCTATTCTATAAAGAAAACTAGATCAATTTTGTATTTTACTCTGAATTTTTTAATAGGAATGCCCCTATTCACCATAATTTATTTAGTCATGTTTCCAATAGAGTCAGTCACCCTAAACAATGAGACAGACTTTGATAGGTGGCAGCAATACTTAGCTTTAGGGTATTTTATGGTTTGGTTTTTAATAAATTCAGTTATTTTAAAGCCATCGAGGCTAAGAAATATTTTATTATTTATTATAAGTCCGCTAATTCTTGTGGTGTCTACGTTAATTCTCACTATTTTTCTTTCTACATTTATTTCGTACTACTTTTAAGTTGATCGAAGAAGGCAGTAACTGCGTATAACACCATATTCACGCATCGGGCCATTCGGCCCTTGGTCCGGACAGAAGTTAGAAGTGGATTCGGGGATGCCTTTGGCAGTAGCGAGGAAGCATTTTCAGCCGTACACATCCATTCCCCTAAGATAGGAGCTATCTATGGGGAATGGACGTCGTGAATACAAGAACGTTAGGCGAAATATTGTGATAAGAAATTTATGAAGAAAAGGAATTAGACCCATGGATCCAATCAGCAATGAAATCTCGTCTAAATTAATTACTAAGACACGAGAAGAATTTAAAAATATCAGTAAACATAAAAGAGTTAAAGTGCCAATTATTGATTTTGAGATCCTGGTATTTATAAATCAGCACGAGCTGGATGATGTCTTTGTTCTTGAAGATTATTTCAAATCACTGAATCATGAAGGCAAGTATCCAATGTTTACTTGTTCATGTGGTATCTTTGGATGCGGTGGCTTTTATGTTCATGTAACACACTCTAAAGACTATATTACTTGGAGAACCGACCACTCACCTTTTAAGGACATTGAGATAAGATCGGCAAACCTTTTTAAATTTACATGGAAAGAAATGATTAGATTTTCAGAAGAATTAATTAATCAGTTAAATGAAATAAATGAAATTTATATCTCAAAGGGTCTAAAGAACCCTTTTGATTTAAAAGATTTTTGCAAAGAAATCAAATTAATGAAGAAAGAAAAGCATTTTTAGTAAGTGATTCTATGTAGTCACAATACTTCGCCTAACATCATATTCACGCTTCGGGCCATCCGGCCCTCGGTCCGGCAGAGGATTTTCGGAGAAGCGAGAGCAGCCGGACACATCTGCAAGACTAATCTCGCTTTGCGAAACGGTGTGATGGATGGCTTCGCCGATCCACAAGTCCCTTTAGTCTTTCGACGTCTGAATACAGCAACGTTATACGACATGTCTGTTTAATCAAGGAGAAGAATTAATGAATAGATCAAACAAAAAACTAAATCAATTTCTTGATGGAATGGGGAAGTATAAGTTCCATGAACACACTGAACTAATAAATATTGTTTGGCCTACTTTTATTGAAGTAGAAGGTTGCATTTTGCTTCAGAATGATTTGAAACCAGATAGAACTATAAATATTGAGTTTGTTTTAAAGCAATTTGGGGATCGATCAGGATTCGAAGCTTCGGAAAGCCATGTACATATGATTGATGTATCTAGCTTTTTTATTAAGCAGCCCTTGGAAGGCTTAAGATTTGCAATGAAATTAGTGGATATGTGGGTAGTAAAGCTTAAACTAGATTTTCCTGATTATAGTTTTTTGATTATTCTAAGTTTTGATGGTGGAGACAGTATTATTCGGTTTCATCGTATTAGAGAAGATGAAGAACCTTGGATTAATATTGAAAGAATAGATGAGTACAAGGATGAAGGAATATCAATTCGGATAGTTTAGTCGAAGATGTCAGACACGTCGTATAACACCATATTCACGCATCGGGCCATCCGGCCCTCGGTCCGGCAGAGGGATTTCAGGGGAGCTGGAGGAGCCGGACAACCCTGCACTGGCTAAGTCTGACGACCCGGGCTGGTGCCCTTAAGCCAGTGAGGGTTCGTGAATTATGATGACGAGGCCAGCTCCTAATTGTACAACGTAGGTTATAGAGGTGTTTATGGACAAACTACTCTACAGAGCTACAACAAAAAGGAGCTGGTTAATATGAATAATGCCACAAAATATATCGGGATGGATGTCTCGAAGGAAACCATCGCTGTTGCAATCGCTGAATCCGGAAGAGAAGAACCGCGGTTCTGGGGAACCATTCCGCACAAACCAGAGGCTGTGAGGAAGTTGTTGAAGCAGCTAGGGGAGAAAGAACAATTGGAAGTCTGCTATGAAGCTGGACCAACGGGTTATGAATTGTATCGATGGCTAACGAGCATGGGGGTCAGCTGTATCGTGGTGGCACCGTCGCTCATACCTAAACGCGCAGGAGACCGTGTAAAAACAGACCGCAGAGATGCATTGCGACTGGCTCAATTGTTTAGAGCTGGTGAACTTACAAGTGTCTATGTGCCGGATCGGGATACGGAGGCACTGCGGGATTTAGTACGAGCTAGGGAAGATGCAAAAGAAGATCTACACCGTGCAAGACAACGCATGGTGAAATTCTTGTTGCGCCATCAAATCCATCAACCCGTGCATTTGAAAAAACGATGGACGAAGAGTTACAAGAAGTGGCTAGGCGCATTGAAATTCGAGCGCACAGCGGAGCATTATGTATTCCAGGACTACCTCCATGTGGTCTTAGAGAGTGAACACCGGTTAGAGCGGTTGGAAAACGAAATTGAACGGGAGAGTACAACGGCGCCGCAAGCGGAGGTGATTCAAGCAGTGCAGGCACTTCGGGGTGTGGGACTCGTAACAGCAGTAACCCTAGTAGCAGAAATCGGGAGTTTCGCAAGGTTTCGAAATCCACAGCAGCTAATGGCGTATGCGGGTATCGTGCCACAAGAACGATCGAGTGGGGATTCAAGCTGGCGAGGACGAATCACGAAGTCTGGAAATGCGCATATACGGCGGGTGGTAACCGAAGCGGCATGGCAGTACCGCCACCGGCCGGCAATGACGGAGAGAATGCAGGTAAAAAACCAAAAGCAAGAGCCAGCCGTACAAGCGATAGCATGGAAAGCCCAGCATCGGTTGCATGGGCGGTATTTTCGACTTATTGTGCAACGAGGCAAGCAAAAATGTGTAGCAGCAACAGCAATAGCCAGAGAATTGTTAGGGTTTATCTGGGCGATTGCCCGGGAAGTGGAACAGACCCGAGCCGTTGGTTAAAAGCAAACGTGATGTAAACCAAGGAAGAAAAGGAAAAAGCTGAATTCCTGGGCCCGAAGGCAACGCGAGAGAGGGAATGGATTCGCGTCTTGTATTTGCATTAGCCCTAAGGGTAAACATGCGTCGTGAGTTAGCGAACAGATTCTCAGACGGTCGGATAAAATGTGGTAACCAACCCACGGATATCAGTGTGCCAACTGTCGAGTTGACTGTTGCCTTCGCGCCGAGGAATTCAGTGAAAATAAAGGGGGGCTAGACAAGCCTCGTCATATCAATACAAGAACGTTATCTGCAAGATCTGCCCCGAAAGAATTTATAAAAGTGACACATCAACAACGTCCTGTTGCTCGCAGCCAAATATGAAGCTATAAAACCGTAAGGGCTATAAGATAGTAAGGGCTATAAGGTCGTAAAGAACTTTTAAAACATAATCCTATCAAATTGGAGGAAGAATTTTGGGATATATTCAGGATCTCAGAAAATTAGTAGGAACAAGGCCAATAATAATGGCAGGAGCTTGTGTATTATTATTTGATAATCAAAATCGATTACTCTTACAAAGAAGAACTGATAATGGTTTGTGGGGTTCCCCTGGTGGTGCATTAGAGCCTGGTGAAAAAATGGAAGAAGTAGCTATGAGAGGACTATATGAAGAAACAGGCTTGATTGCAGAGCGACTACATTTATTTGATGTATTTTCCGGTAACGAATTATATTATAGGTACCCACATGGTGATGAAGTATTTAATTTAGTAACAGTCTATATTTGCAAAGAATATAAAGGAACATTAAGATCAGACGGAATTGAAACAAAGGAAGTGAAGTTTTTTGATCTCTGGAATATTCCGAAAGATCTTAGTCCACCTGAAATTCCAGTAATAAACAAATTATTGAAAGAAAAAATGGGATCATTAAATCAGAAGTAACTCGAGGAAGGCCCCGACAGCATATAACACCATATTCACGCATCGAGGCATTCGCCCTCGGTCCGGTCCGAGGATATTCGAGGAAGCGGAAGCAGCCGGACAACCACTGCGGGCCTAAGTCTGACGACCCGTTCCCTAACGGTCATTTAAGGCTCTCGGGTTCGTGAATACACCAACGTTATGTGAAAGATCGGCAAGTCAATATAAAAGTACATTCGAATCATGCGTAGTATTTCATGACTCAATAATAAGGAGAAGATTGATGGATTACATTAAGTGGATAAGAAGTAAGGTAGGTAGTGAAATGATAATCCTAAACTTTTCTGGAGCGATTATTACGAATGAAGAAGGACAAATATTGTTGCAACGGAGAAGGGATAAGAATGCATGGGGCTTTCCTGGGGGAGCTATGGAAATAGGGGAATCCGCTGAAGAGACAGCAATTCGTGAAGTACAAGAAGAAACAAGCTTAATCATATCTATTGAGAATTTAATTGGGGTATACACGAAGTACTTTGATAAATACCCAAATGGGGATCAAGCACAGACAATTGCATTCTTTTATAAGGGATGCATTTCCGATGGGGAATTAATTAGCTGTAATGAAGAAAGTCTAGAACTTAAATTCTTTAACCCTGAAGAAGTACCAGAATTATTTAATCAGCAACATGATGATGCATTTACCGATTTTATTAATAAGAGAACGGGAGTATATAGATAATCGGAAAATCAGAATTTTAAGAGCTGATTCAAAGATGGCCGATCCATCACATAACACCTCATTTACGCGGCGGGCTGACGGAGGGAATTCGAGGAAGAGGAATTAGGCAGACAACCCTGCACTGGCTAAGTCCGTCGGACCCGGCTCCCGTTGGTCGCCTTAAGCCAGTGAGGGTTCGTGAATGCAAGAACGTTATGTGAAATGCGAAGTGAAAGGATAAAAATGATGAGAGATGAATTATTAAACAATTATTTTTATCGAGATGGAAGCCTTCGAGATATATATACTACGAACCCATTATTCTGATTGGGATTTGTTATTGGACTATGTCAGATCAAACCCTGATTTTGAAATATTTATTTTCAAAGATGGAGAAGAAGTACATGAGAAACTAAGTATTATAGAAATATTAAAACTTAAAGATGATTTTTCAATGGTCGTTCATATCGAATATAAAGGTATTTCTATTTCCGGCTATTTCTATGAGGCTGACAACATTGAGTTTGACATTTCACCTAAAGAAATTATAAGTCTTGAAGAAGTAGATAAAGTAATTCAGTTTATGAAGGAGATTGCTATGTTTATTAACAAGGAAGTTATTTTAACACCAGAAATGGATATGAAAGAAGTATACATAAGAGTACTTTCTACAGGAGAAACAATATTTATGTAAGTAGCTCAGGAGCACTTCACATAACAGCGTATTCATGCTGCGGGCTTACGCCCTTGGTCCCGGACCGTTGTAAAAGTGCCGAGGGTAACTCAGCCGGACAACCACTGCGAGCCTAAGTCTAATGACCCGTTCCCTACGGGTCAATTAAGGCTTTCGGGTCCATGAATACAAGAAAGTTATCTGAAATTCAGCAAACTAAATTATGAGTCTAGGAGATACAAAATATGAAATCAATAATCGGTAAGGTGCGTTTTCTTTCCGTAAAGGAAGGAGGTCAAAGTAAATTACCTAAAGAAATGCTCAGTACACCAATTATATTTAAAGATGATATTGACCAAGAATTTGGCCTATGGAGTATGAATATGTACTTGATTACTGATTTTGATGAGAATAGAGAGGCGATCGTACGTTTCGAATTTTTATTCAATAACTCCTCGGAAGCGCCTCATCAGTTACTTTATGTAGGAAGTAAATTTAATTTAATAACTAACAGAGTAATGGCAAATTGTATAGTAACTAATATTGTTGATGAAGAAGAAGGGGAATGGTTTTGTCCCGCTGTTGAGAGAGTAATTAGTGAGGGACTATGTTGGGAATATTGTTTTGCCAATAATGGCGGTCCGACTGATACTGCTCAAGAACTAGACTTATGGATTCGAAATACAAAGAAATATAAAAGTATAGAAGAATTCCAAATGGTTTGTGATAAATGTAAACATTGTCAGTGGTCAAGATAGAATAAAGAATTTGTGAGTATATCATGGAAGTGCTGAACTTCAGATAATACCGTATTCGCGCTTCGGGCTGACGCCCTCGGTCCAGCAGAGGCATTTCGGGGAAGTGGAAGCAGCCGGACACATCGATCCCCCTAAGATAAGAGCTATTTAAAAGGGATCAACGTCGGTAATACAGTAAATAAGAGCGTGGAGGTTCTAAATGATTGAAATTCAGTTTCAATATGTTGGATTTTGGAAACGGTTGATAATTACATTTATTGAGATGCTAGTTATGTCAATACCGTTAACGATAATATACAGACTATCTGTATATTTAGCTGAAGCCCTTGGCTATGGTCCAATTTCCTTAATTCACTGGCTTGTTTTTTTTATCTTTGATATAACGCTCTTGGTTAAATTTGGTGGAACACTTGGGAAACTAATATTTAAGATAAGGGTAGTCAATAGAAATGGGAAATATTTGAATGTTAAGCAAGCTTTAACTAGATATATTTTTATACTAGCTTATGGAGTCATACTCTCGGTTGAAGAATATTTTTCATACCTGAATGTTGAGGCGCCAGATGTAATAACTCAAATTTCATTATTTTATGGTTTAGTTTTTATCATTGATTCATTTACTATTATTTTTAACAATAAAAAAAGAGCTATTCATGATTTTATGGCTGGATCATATGTAGTGACGAAGAAGAGCTTAGATATTTAGATTCATCTTCTTGGAAATGAAGGGCATATAACTTCGCCTAACACCATATTCACGCTTCGGGGCACTCGCCGCTCGGACCGTCCGGTGTCCGATGTGAATTCGAGGAAGCCATTGGCAGAAGCGAGGAAGCGGGAGCAGCCGGACACATCTGCAAGACTAATCTCGTTGTGCGAACCGGTGTTATGGAAGGCTAGCCGGTCCGATCCTCCCTTAAGTCTTTCGACGTCATGAACACAAAAACGGTATCTGAAAGAGTCAAATTTCGAATTATTAACCATAAAGGGCGATAATAATGATATTTCGTGGAACTCAAGCTATTATTATTTGGTCGATTATTCATATTGTTGTCATAATAATTAGTTTTACTTTTATAAATATGTTTTCGGGAATAGTTTTTAGTATTTTACTTTTTTGTTTTTTAGTATATGGATATTCATCTAAAATTCTGATTATTGAATCAAAGATAAGGACAGATTCTCTCTTTAAGAGAAGAGAAATTGATATAAGTGAGATAAAATTTATTGAGCAATTACAGAAAAAAAGGCTGGATACATTTATATAAGGCTAGGAAAAACTAATACAGAGGACTATTACATTCTTCATTTGAAGAATAAAGAAAAAGTTAAAGTAAATGCCTATTTAAAGCATAAAGGGATAAGCTTAGGGCGACATTTAAAGTATGTTCATAAAATTCAGTTTAAGGAATCAGATAAGATTAAATACGTTTACGGAAATCCTTGAGGCAGGAGTCCGTTGTGGGTCAAGCCGGGCACATCCCTCCAACTAATCGTATCGCGGCCGCCCCTTCGGGGCTTAAGTGGTAGGACATCGTGAAAACAAGAACGTTAGCTGAAATTACTGCAAATGAAGAGATAATTGAGGTGAAGGGAATGGAGATTAAAATAATCTCTGACTTGGAATATGCAGTGTCAGGAGTATCTATTAAAGATGCAGCAACACAAAGATACTGTGTATTTGATTTCGAATCTACAGGGATAAATCATGAGACAGAATATATTACACAAATAGGCGCTGTAATTATTGAAAATGGTTGTATTCAGGAAGCCAAGACCTTTAATTCTTTTATTAAACCACCCAAACAGATTCCAGAAGCAGTTGAGAGATTCACAGGCATTTATAATAGCTATTTAATGAATGCCCCAGTTCTAAAGGGCGTTTATAACGATTTTTTAGTATTCATTAAAGATACTGTTTTAATTACGCACGCGGGATATGAATTTGATTTACCTATTTTACTTAATGAATGCAAGAGAAACAACCTCCCAATGATTACGAATTCTTGCTTAGATACAAAAGCTCTATTTTCGTATTTGTACCCGGAAGTTAAAGATATTATTTGGACAGATTATTTAATTAAGTACTATAACATTCAAGATAATGATTTAAAAAGACATGATGCATTAGCGACAGTATATTAATTGGACGGATTTTTTTAAGCATATTAGACGAATTCAAGACTAGAAACATAAATGACATAGAATTTATAGACCAAGTGATAGTAAAGCGATTTCAGATAAAACCCTTAGTG encodes:
- a CDS encoding nucleotidyltransferase domain-containing protein produces the protein MILEKVINRIVIQSEYKDFVDKYIDNILTEFKGKIHSIYMCGSIPKGTAKPFKSDADFTIVCVNPKDIDYERLSNIKDRLLEEYPVVTKIDTIICSIDDVLSKPNEWGFWIKIICVCIYGHDVGEKVPPIITSPEFILDLNTETKDEVDRIHSLLSNASDNTMKTRYIKGYSKRLIRALYSLVLEDTGVWQDDIIKMKNAILDYCEIDSALVDYLYACYLDSHVLVEEFLGIADEVYSYFENALNTMAASRTSFG
- a CDS encoding IS110 family transposase; its protein translation is MNNATKYIGMDVSKETIAVAIAESGREEPRFWGTIPHKPEAVRKLLKQLGEKEQLEVCYEAGPTGYELYRWLTSMGVSCIVVAPSLIPKRAGDRVKTDRRDALRLAQLFRAGELTSVYVPDRDTEALRDLVRAREDAKEDLHRARQRMVKFLLRHQIHQPVHLKKRWTKSYKKWLGALKFERTAEHYVFQDYLHVVLESEHRLERLENEIERESTTAPQAEVIQAVQALRGVGLVTAVTLVAEIGSFARFRNPQQLMAYAGIVPQERSSGDSSWRGRITKSGNAHIRRVVTEAAWQYRHRPAMTERMQVKNQKQEPAVQAIAWKAQHRLHGRYFRLIVQRGKQKCVAATAIARELLGFIWAIAREVEQTRAVG
- a CDS encoding NUDIX hydrolase, with the protein product MGYIQDLRKLVGTRPIIMAGACVLLFDNQNRLLLQRRTDNGLWGSPGGALEPGEKMEEVAMRGLYEETGLIAERLHLFDVFSGNELYYRYPHGDEVFNLVTVYICKEYKGTLRSDGIETKEVKFFDLWNIPKDLSPPEIPVINKLLKEKMGSLNQK
- a CDS encoding NUDIX hydrolase, translating into MMDYIKWIRSKVGSEMIILNFSGAIITNEEGQILLQRRRDKNAWGFPGGAMEIGESAEETAIREVQEETSLIISIENLIGVYTKYFDKYPNGDQAQTIAFFYKGCISDGELISCNEESLELKFFNPEEVPELFNQQHDDAFTDFINKRTGVYR
- a CDS encoding RDD family protein, translating into MIEIQFQYVGFWKRLIITFIEMLVMSIPLTIIYRLSVYLAEALGYGPISLIHWLVFFIFDITLLVKFGGTLGKLIFKIRVVNRNGKYLNVKQALTRYIFILAYGVILSVEEYFSYLNVEAPDVITQISLFYGLVFIIDSFTIIFNNKKRAIHDFMAGSYVVTKKSLDI
- a CDS encoding PolC-type DNA polymerase III; translated protein: MKTRTLAEITANEEIIEVKGMEIKIISDLEYAVSGVSIKDAATQRYCVFDFESTGINHETEYITQIGAVIIENGCIQEAKTFNSFIKPPKQIPEAVERFTGIYNSYLMNAPVLKGVYNDFLVFIKDTVLITHAGYEFDLPILLNECKRNNLPMITNSCLDTKALFSYLYPEVKDIIWTDYLIKYYNIQDNDLKRHDALATVY